Below is a window of Niabella agricola DNA.
ACCTCGAGACCTGGCACCACCGGTAGTTTCAATGGTCCGGCAGGCTTTTGAAAAAGATGTATATAGATTTTATTCCCTTTACGGGTAGCGGCCAGTGTGCTGTCTGGTAAAAAGGGTCCACCCTTTGTTGCATAAATCGAGGTGCCATATTTCTTCAGCCAGCCGCCCATTTCGCGCAGGCGCACGGCCTGCCGGTCTTCTATACGGCCATCAGGCATGGGGCCGATGTTCAGCAACAGGTTTCCATTTCCGCCGGCAGTGCTGGCCAGTGTGCGGATACATTGTTTTAATGACTTCATGGCATCGCCGGGTTTCCACGCCCACTGCGTGCAAAGCGTGATACAGGATTCCCACGGATCAGACATATTAATCCCTCCTATCTTCTGCTCGGGGGTGGCGTAATCGCCGGTTGTTGCTCCACTCAGCACTTCATGGGTGCCCTTTCCGAGCCGGTTGTTAATGATCACTTCCGGATCCAGTTTCCGTAGAAAATCATAGATCTCCCGGCCATGTTCGGCGGTCCAGGGCGCTTCCCAGTTGCCGTCGAACCAGAGCATATAGGGATGATAACTGGTAACCAGCTCGGTTAGTTGGTTCTTCATGTACTGCACAAACTGCTGCATGTCTGCTTTTGGATCCGGCACCTTGCTGCCGTCATTGTGCAGGGGATAACGCCGGTCATACCAATCCAGCACGGTGTAGTAGATACAAAACTTGAGATCGTATTTTTTACAGGCCTTTGCAAGCGCTCCCACCACATCTTTTTTATAGGGTGTATTCATGATGTTGTAGTCCGTATAGGCGGTAGGCCAGAGGCAAAAGCCATCATGATGTTTTGCGGTAATGGTGAGGTATTTCATGCCGGCATCACGGGCAGTTTTTACCCAGGCATCTGCATCAAATGATACCGGGTCAAACTTCTTATACAGCTGGTCATAGTCGCTTTGCGAAACACCATGGTTCCGCGACCAGCCGATCTCTGTTCCGCGTAGTGCAACGGGTCCCCAATGGATGAACATTCCGAATCGTTTGTCCATAAAACCGTCCATGGTCTTTTTACTGATGGTACTGTAAGGGGTCTGTTGCTGCTGTGCCATTAAAAGGTTGCTGCTTACCAGGATCAGCAACCCGATCATTTGTATGTGCTTCATCATTTATTACGTTTTAAATTATCAATTGTTATTCCTCTTTATTATTTCCGGACCGGTATCCTATGCCCTTTTATTGCGAAATACAGTACGTATATGTAACAAAGTGCGGGAAAAACAAAAGCCCAGCCGATACCCACCCGGTCCGAAACCAGCCCCATCGCCGGCGGGATCAATGCGCCGCCTACAATACCCATGATCAATAAGGAGGAGGCTGTTTTTGTAAAGCGGCCCAACCCGTCAATACTTAAGGTAAAGATGACCGGGTACATAACAGAGGTAAGCAATCCGACCATCGATAACAGAAACAGTGATCCATACCCGTTCATCAGCATGGCCGTCACTACCAACAAGAGGGCTCCCCCTGCGGAAACAACGAGCATTTGGGATGCAGCTCCTTTCCGCAGTATATAGGCCCCGACCAGCCTGCCGGCCAGTACCAGGGCCATGAATAATGAAATAAACAGGGCCGCCTTTTGTTGTGTAAGCCCCGGCAACCCGAGCGATTGCGCATACCGGATCAAAAAACTCACGATCCCTACCTCGGCGCCTACATAACAAAACACAGCCCCGGCCCCCAGCAATAAGTGCGGATAGTTGAGGATATCTTTAAAGGAATGTTTGCCGGTAGCCTCCTCCCGGATGGGCGGAAGTTTTATAAACAGTAATACCAGGGCCATTACCAGAAACAGCAATGCCAGCGAAATATAGGGCAGCTTTACCAGATTGGCTTCGGCTGCCAGAAAGCCTTGCAACTGACTTGCGGAATAGGTTTGGATCACGGTTTCCGGAATATCTTCTTTATGTAACAAGAGTAATGCCCCTAAATACGGGGCAACGGTAGCTCCCGCAGACCCCACCGCCGCAGACAAACTTAACCGGCTGGATGCTTCGGATGGATCGCCGAGTTTGGAAATATAGGGCGTGGCGGTTACTTCCAGAAAGGTAAATCCGGCCGCCATGATAAACAATGCGCCCAGGAACAGGGGATAATAACGGATCTCCGCAGCAGGGTAAAACAGCGCGGCCCCGACGGCGGCTACTACAAGCCCGGTGACCATGCCCGCCTTGTACCCTCTCCGGTGAATATATAGGCCCGCGGGTATCGCCATCAGGAAATAAGCTCCAAAGAAGGCCGATTGTACCAGGGAGGACTGAAAATC
It encodes the following:
- a CDS encoding alpha-L-fucosidase, with protein sequence MMKHIQMIGLLILVSSNLLMAQQQQTPYSTISKKTMDGFMDKRFGMFIHWGPVALRGTEIGWSRNHGVSQSDYDQLYKKFDPVSFDADAWVKTARDAGMKYLTITAKHHDGFCLWPTAYTDYNIMNTPYKKDVVGALAKACKKYDLKFCIYYTVLDWYDRRYPLHNDGSKVPDPKADMQQFVQYMKNQLTELVTSYHPYMLWFDGNWEAPWTAEHGREIYDFLRKLDPEVIINNRLGKGTHEVLSGATTGDYATPEQKIGGINMSDPWESCITLCTQWAWKPGDAMKSLKQCIRTLASTAGGNGNLLLNIGPMPDGRIEDRQAVRLREMGGWLKKYGTSIYATKGGPFLPDSTLAATRKGNKIYIHLFQKPAGPLKLPVVPGLEVKKAYFLKGDKLSFRLEQEQIVIQLPEQLPDENDSVLVLEMSGNTASVALIRK
- a CDS encoding sugar MFS transporter: DFQSSLVQSAFFGAYFLMAIPAGLYIHRRGYKAGMVTGLVVAAVGAALFYPAAEIRYYPLFLGALFIMAAGFTFLEVTATPYISKLGDPSEASSRLSLSAAVGSAGATVAPYLGALLLLHKEDIPETVIQTYSASQLQGFLAAEANLVKLPYISLALLFLVMALVLLFIKLPPIREEATGKHSFKDILNYPHLLLGAGAVFCYVGAEVGIVSFLIRYAQSLGLPGLTQQKAALFISLFMALVLAGRLVGAYILRKGAASQMLVVSAGGALLLVVTAMLMNGYGSLFLLSMVGLLTSVMYPVIFTLSIDGLGRFTKTASSLLIMGIVGGALIPPAMGLVSDRVGIGWAFVFPALCYIYVLYFAIKGHRIPVRK